The DNA region GATGTTGTGTTTAGCTGATATATCCAGATATTCGTTTAAGCGTTTTTTAAACCCCGCTTTGTCTGATGTCCAGGCCACATGGTGAAGAAAAACCCGCATGGTATTAAAGCCCAGCTCTTGCGCCCAACCCAGTTCTTTATCAATTTGTCTGGGATCGAAAGTATCGGCCTGAAACATTTCTAACTGGTTAATGGCCGATGCCGGCTGATAGTTACACCCCGTCATCCAGGGTTGCTTTTTGTACCAGGCATTCGCCTGTTCTGGTGTCCATCTGCTTTGCGCAAAAGAAGTGCTGATGCTAAAGCATGCAATAAAAATCAATAGGTTTCTCATAATTTATAATATTTGCTAATTTAACTAAAACGATTTAATATCCCGGGTTCTGTGTGCAAAGTTTGTTGGCATCAAGTTCCGACTGCGGAATTGGGAACAATACGCGGTGTTCTTTCGCATTGCTGATTCCACGGGCAATGGCATTACTGATCAATTTTCCCTGGCGAACCATGTCTTCGCGGCGTTTGCCTTCCGATACAAACTCCCATCCCCTTTCTCTTAAAATGGCATCGCGGAATAACTCTTTCGATGGAACATCGATTAAGATAAGATTTGCCAATCCTGCTCTGGTTCTTACCTGATTTATTAATCCCAAATTTTCGGTTGTTGGGCCGCTCAGTTCGTTCAGCGCCTCGGCACGGGTAAGCAACATATCTGCATAGCGCAAAACAGGCACATCCGTTCCGCTATTGTTACCAACCGTAGCATTATCCCAATATTTAAAACTCCGGGCATTATCGCCGGTTGCGAGGCTTACAGTTGCGTTGCTGGTATTTACATAGCTTGTTAAAATTAACGAAAGTCGCTTGTCTGTTGGCGCAAAAGTATTGGTAAACGCCGTTCTTAAGCGATACATGGTGGCAAAATTCGACATCGATGAAGTGTAAACGTAGTTGGGAAACTGCGGGCTGCTTTTATAAGCCGGCGGTAAAGCCCCGGCCTGAAACCAGTTGCCGAACGGATCTTCGGGGCGGCACTGCAAGGCCAGAATAATTTCCTTATTGCGTTCGTTTTCTACCCTGAATAATCCTTCGAAAGAAGGAAACAAGCTA from Pedobacter endophyticus includes:
- a CDS encoding RagB/SusD family nutrient uptake outer membrane protein, producing the protein MKKIFTYILISGMVFSISSCEKSLEVSPNSEFSPDNVLSTDAGIKSLLFSAYAQAQTQTNSRWVINGAEMCTDVGYDTGGAENGGLLTLINYTWDPTTATFFDDLWAPNYRAIRDANNVIQNIDAVNTTDANKKLYTAEAKVIRAQAYAILYNNFGPVPLRTPETQTGALARATNQQMLDFIESEITSAIADLPNPGAEAAFGRYNKGVANAILAKFYLNSKQWQKAADAAKAVIDFNYYSLFPSFEGLFRVENERNKEIILALQCRPEDPFGNWFQAGALPPAYKSSPQFPNYVYTSSMSNFATMYRLRTAFTNTFAPTDKRLSLILTSYVNTSNATVSLATGDNARSFKYWDNATVGNNSGTDVPVLRYADMLLTRAEALNELSGPTTENLGLINQVRTRAGLANLILIDVPSKELFRDAILRERGWEFVSEGKRREDMVRQGKLISNAIARGISNAKEHRVLFPIPQSELDANKLCTQNPGY